The following are encoded together in the Luteolibacter rhizosphaerae genome:
- a CDS encoding 3-keto-disaccharide hydrolase, with the protein MESRLLVSALSLAFSSVTLAEAEWQNLFNGKDLTDWTVTVDTLPIGQDPERFVQVRDGSIHMYADTDPSKTVTFGIVTHKDSFSRFHLALEYRWMEKKFAPRKDALRDAGLLYHTSSPEKIWPPSVEYQIQEGDSGDLIFIGEAGFSWAHPQPDLAPPGQGDASLLPENGGILRKGGNYTYFGRFPEHDHAGWNRVDVIVHADERAEHILNGHTRVRLQQMQHLTGGALKEGKIALQFEAAEVQYRNIRIRELDAPLSPDKTLLSLSAVKDKPARSGTIRVKNPLDRPLQADLSIIGKDAAAFSASSSAVSVAPGETIEVDVHFRPTRGADRYSAGLRIGQADTGAFVILQGLGLAAFEGKNEPALQTIVHALGIPLDVGGSKLELDTKAKTIGQSIAVPYFQRAGEAPVKVTPVARFSPPGLEYFGIVKKGSTELKELAALAESKEVADAHQCLMPPWNKISNLEFTPGEEAFAFYFKAHQYTSFTDPELPTEAKIDHTARVYPVTQFQGREMKDAWLVGFEEAANGDYQDALFLIENVKPAP; encoded by the coding sequence ATGGAAAGCCGCTTGCTCGTCTCAGCTCTCTCGCTCGCCTTCTCTTCCGTCACGCTCGCGGAGGCTGAGTGGCAGAACCTTTTCAACGGCAAGGACCTCACGGATTGGACCGTGACCGTGGACACGCTTCCCATCGGCCAAGATCCGGAGCGCTTTGTGCAAGTGCGGGACGGCTCGATCCATATGTATGCGGATACCGATCCTTCAAAAACGGTTACCTTCGGCATTGTCACGCACAAGGACAGCTTCTCCCGCTTCCATCTGGCGCTCGAATACCGCTGGATGGAGAAGAAGTTCGCTCCCCGCAAGGATGCCCTGCGGGATGCCGGCCTGCTCTATCACACCTCCAGTCCGGAGAAGATCTGGCCGCCCTCCGTGGAGTATCAGATCCAGGAGGGCGATAGCGGCGACCTCATCTTCATCGGCGAGGCCGGATTCAGCTGGGCTCACCCACAGCCGGATCTCGCGCCGCCAGGGCAGGGCGATGCCTCGCTGCTGCCGGAGAACGGCGGCATCCTGCGAAAGGGCGGGAACTACACCTACTTCGGCCGCTTCCCCGAGCATGATCATGCCGGCTGGAATCGCGTGGACGTTATCGTCCATGCCGACGAGCGCGCGGAGCACATCTTGAATGGTCACACGCGGGTCCGTCTCCAGCAGATGCAGCACCTTACCGGTGGCGCGCTCAAGGAAGGCAAGATCGCACTGCAATTCGAAGCCGCGGAGGTACAGTATCGCAACATCCGCATCCGCGAACTCGATGCGCCCCTTAGCCCGGACAAGACCCTGCTGAGCCTGAGCGCCGTGAAGGACAAGCCGGCCCGCAGCGGCACCATCCGGGTAAAGAATCCCTTGGACCGCCCTTTGCAAGCGGATCTCTCGATCATCGGCAAGGATGCCGCCGCCTTCAGCGCATCGTCGTCCGCCGTTTCGGTTGCGCCCGGTGAGACCATCGAGGTAGACGTGCACTTCCGCCCGACTCGTGGTGCGGATCGCTACAGCGCCGGGCTGCGCATCGGCCAGGCGGACACCGGAGCCTTCGTCATCTTGCAGGGTCTCGGTCTGGCTGCGTTCGAGGGGAAGAACGAACCCGCCCTGCAGACGATCGTCCACGCCCTCGGCATTCCCCTGGATGTGGGCGGTAGCAAGCTGGAGCTCGACACCAAGGCGAAGACCATCGGCCAGAGCATCGCGGTCCCATATTTCCAGAGGGCAGGGGAGGCGCCGGTGAAGGTCACCCCGGTGGCGCGCTTCTCACCACCGGGACTCGAGTATTTCGGCATCGTGAAGAAGGGCAGCACCGAGCTCAAGGAGTTGGCCGCCTTGGCCGAATCCAAGGAGGTGGCGGACGCCCACCAGTGCCTGATGCCGCCGTGGAACAAGATCTCGAACCTTGAGTTCACTCCCGGAGAGGAAGCCTTCGCCTTTTACTTCAAGGCGCATCAATACACTTCCTTCACCGATCCCGAACTCCCGACCGAGGCCAAGATCGATCACACCGCCCGCGTCTATCCCGTGACCCAATTCCAAGGCCGCGAGATGAAGGACGCTTGGCTCGTCGGTTTTGAAGAAGCCGCGAATGGAGACTACCAAGACGCGCTCTTCCTCATCGAGAATGTGAAGCCCGCGCCCTAG
- a CDS encoding AraC family transcriptional regulator: MKREAIPAVGLEDYRQHGLHGDGFLAVPYRESRAWNPTLLTPHYHDFFQISLIKGDAHLMHDFRETDVSGHTLFFLSPGQVHAALSDGDTDGTIISFTREFFDAGAAGSTGLLLDLPFFYAADFLPWMKLGRDAIGPACAIFEELQEEFNAARPGSQEIIRALLRILLVKASRWREPLQEKPGKRAGVLVRDFQLLVERRFREWQTLAPYARELGVTENHLNDVVSEGTDKPAGEHIRQRRLLDAKRLLLYSELSVAEIGYSLGFKDPSYFSRFFKRYQDGSPAEFRAEIREKYQKGSR; encoded by the coding sequence ATGAAACGGGAAGCGATTCCTGCAGTGGGACTTGAGGATTACCGGCAGCACGGCCTGCACGGGGACGGCTTCCTTGCGGTGCCCTACCGCGAATCCCGGGCTTGGAACCCCACCCTGCTGACGCCCCACTATCACGATTTCTTCCAGATCTCGCTGATCAAAGGAGATGCCCATCTGATGCACGATTTCCGTGAGACGGACGTGAGCGGGCACACCCTCTTCTTCCTTAGCCCGGGGCAGGTCCACGCCGCCCTGTCCGATGGTGACACGGATGGGACGATCATCTCCTTCACGCGCGAATTCTTCGATGCCGGGGCCGCGGGCTCGACGGGGCTTCTGCTGGACCTGCCGTTCTTCTACGCTGCCGACTTCCTGCCATGGATGAAGCTGGGGCGCGATGCGATCGGACCGGCCTGCGCGATCTTCGAGGAGCTTCAGGAAGAGTTTAATGCGGCGCGTCCGGGATCGCAGGAGATCATCCGGGCACTGCTGCGGATCCTGCTGGTGAAAGCCAGCCGCTGGCGTGAGCCGCTGCAGGAGAAGCCCGGCAAGCGGGCCGGGGTTCTGGTGCGTGACTTCCAGTTACTGGTCGAGCGGCGCTTCCGCGAATGGCAGACGCTCGCGCCCTACGCTCGCGAACTGGGGGTGACGGAGAACCACCTGAACGACGTGGTGAGCGAAGGCACGGACAAGCCTGCCGGTGAGCACATCCGCCAGCGCCGATTGCTCGATGCGAAGCGGCTGCTGCTCTACTCGGAGCTGAGCGTGGCGGAGATCGGCTATTCGCTCGGCTTCAAGGATCCGTCCTACTTCAGCCGCTTCTTCAAGCGCTACCAAGACGGGTCCCCAGCGGAGTTCCGGGCGGAAATCCGAGAAAAATACCAGAAAGGGAGCCGCTAG
- a CDS encoding vanadium-dependent haloperoxidase, with translation MKSSRSISVVLAILGCSALSGLAAGAHSVARVWNEENLAAIRIDRPNPPVHARNLFHNAVAMYNAWAAYDTAAIGYIHHERAASADLVSARREAISYASYRILRARYAGSANAATTATVLDARLASLGYDKNFISTTGSSPAAAGNRIAASILAWGLTDGANQPNGYADPAYTNNQPEFRILENGVPLGGIPSSCDPDRWHPLTFDDGLSQNGVEPITLQRFVGVSWRGTRPFTLTRPVAGIPWLDPGPPARLRSPQAAQYKQEAIEVLERSRMLGDLTMIDISPGAIGNNSLGTEDGSGHPLNLATGQPYPPNLVPRGDYGRVLAEFWADGPDSETPPGHWHSIANEVSEQLEEKRIAGTGPVIDDLEWDVKLYFALAGAAHDAACAAWSLKRQYDSARPITMIRFMASQGQSSDPALPGFHPEGLPLVPGLVAVVTAESLASGGEHHGMGFAVGDIVIFTWPGRAEDPTSMRSMPRWIKGINWFPYQDRTFVTPAFPGYVSGHSTFSRASAEVLTAITGSEYFPGGLGSFTAPAQTYLRFEFGPSVAVPLQWATYFDAADEAGSSRRWGGIHPKMDDLPGRIIGSQCGKNVWKLVPRYWDGSIVESGMVPRIRRSGPHEVVLEWESVRGLWYRVMSTDDLLTWSPATAPFQATEPRSSWVDTEAEASRLFYKIVQSEAP, from the coding sequence ATGAAGTCCTCCCGCAGCATCTCCGTGGTATTGGCGATTCTGGGCTGCTCCGCCCTTTCTGGATTGGCTGCGGGTGCCCACAGCGTCGCTCGCGTCTGGAACGAGGAGAATCTCGCGGCAATTCGTATCGATCGCCCCAATCCCCCCGTTCACGCCCGCAATCTCTTCCACAATGCGGTCGCCATGTACAATGCCTGGGCAGCCTATGACACCGCAGCCATCGGCTACATCCATCACGAGCGTGCGGCATCCGCGGATCTGGTCTCGGCACGACGCGAGGCAATCAGTTATGCCTCCTACCGGATACTCCGGGCACGTTATGCCGGATCGGCGAACGCCGCAACCACGGCTACGGTTCTGGATGCCCGCCTTGCCTCTCTGGGATACGACAAGAACTTCATCAGCACTACCGGCAGTAGTCCGGCAGCCGCGGGCAATCGCATTGCCGCTTCGATTCTGGCATGGGGTCTTACCGATGGGGCCAACCAGCCGAATGGCTATGCCGACCCTGCTTATACGAACAATCAGCCGGAGTTCCGTATCCTTGAGAATGGCGTGCCTCTTGGCGGGATACCGAGCAGTTGCGATCCCGATCGCTGGCATCCTCTCACGTTCGATGACGGCCTCTCTCAGAATGGCGTCGAACCCATCACCTTGCAGCGGTTTGTGGGCGTCAGTTGGCGGGGCACCCGGCCTTTTACGCTGACCCGTCCCGTCGCGGGGATCCCATGGCTCGACCCCGGTCCGCCGGCCCGCCTTCGTAGTCCGCAGGCGGCGCAGTACAAGCAGGAGGCCATCGAGGTGTTGGAGCGGAGCCGGATGCTAGGGGATCTGACGATGATCGACATTTCTCCCGGCGCCATTGGCAACAACTCTCTCGGCACGGAAGATGGCAGCGGGCATCCGCTCAATCTCGCGACCGGCCAGCCTTATCCTCCCAATCTTGTCCCTCGTGGCGACTATGGGCGCGTTCTCGCCGAGTTCTGGGCGGACGGGCCCGACTCGGAAACACCCCCGGGGCACTGGCATTCGATCGCCAATGAAGTGAGCGAACAGCTAGAGGAGAAGCGCATCGCCGGCACTGGACCCGTGATCGACGATCTCGAATGGGATGTGAAACTTTATTTCGCGCTGGCAGGCGCAGCTCACGATGCCGCCTGTGCCGCTTGGTCCTTGAAGCGGCAGTATGATTCCGCACGGCCGATCACGATGATCCGCTTCATGGCCAGCCAAGGGCAATCGAGCGATCCTGCGCTACCTGGCTTTCATCCGGAAGGACTACCGCTCGTTCCCGGTCTGGTGGCGGTCGTCACCGCGGAATCCCTCGCCAGCGGCGGGGAGCACCATGGGATGGGATTCGCCGTCGGCGATATCGTGATCTTCACTTGGCCCGGCAGAGCCGAGGATCCCACATCAATGCGTAGCATGCCCCGCTGGATCAAGGGGATCAACTGGTTCCCCTATCAGGATCGCACCTTCGTCACGCCGGCTTTTCCGGGCTATGTTTCAGGCCACAGCACCTTCAGTCGCGCCTCTGCGGAAGTGCTCACGGCCATCACCGGCAGCGAATACTTCCCGGGTGGCCTCGGCAGCTTCACCGCGCCGGCACAGACCTACCTCCGCTTTGAGTTCGGCCCCAGCGTGGCAGTGCCCCTCCAGTGGGCCACCTACTTCGATGCCGCGGATGAAGCGGGTTCGTCACGGCGCTGGGGCGGGATTCACCCGAAGATGGATGACCTGCCAGGGCGCATCATCGGTTCGCAGTGTGGCAAGAATGTCTGGAAGCTCGTGCCCCGCTATTGGGATGGCAGTATCGTGGAATCGGGCATGGTCCCTCGGATCCGGAGAAGCGGACCCCATGAGGTGGTGCTGGAATGGGAATCCGTGCGTGGACTGTGGTATCGCGTGATGAGTACGGACGATCTCCTCACCTGGAGTCCTGCCACGGCGCCTTTCCAGGCTACCGAGCCGCGCAGCTCCTGGGTAGATACGGAGGCCGAGGCCTCGCGTCTCTTTTACAAGATCGTTCAGAGCGAAGCGCCATGA
- a CDS encoding helix-turn-helix transcriptional regulator, whose protein sequence is MNRIDRLTGMILLLQGQRVITAEQIAEHFEISVRTVYRDLSALGEAGVPIIAEAGVGYSLMRGYHMPPVMFTEEEAAALFMSGEVTEQVADDSLKQSLRSALLKIKSVLPQEKKDYLSRLRNAIGVWFRRGGSEDRKLSLMPIQDAVVRRRCLALRYDAASKGKITTRIVEPLGLVFYSRQWHLIAWCRLRKAFRDFRLDRFAGWEVMAECYHGHADFSVKAFLQEKIDGDELAPATIRVSREVLDRFRSEMPCTSLDEKIRPDGSVEVEILTCSMPWLTSWLLGYGTLVEVIEPQELRDSLRDAAMAVAARYSEDLVPM, encoded by the coding sequence ATGAACCGCATCGACCGCCTCACGGGGATGATCCTTTTGCTGCAAGGGCAGCGGGTGATCACGGCGGAGCAGATCGCGGAGCACTTCGAGATCAGCGTCCGCACGGTCTATCGCGATCTCTCGGCCTTGGGTGAAGCCGGGGTGCCGATCATCGCGGAGGCAGGCGTGGGCTACAGCCTCATGCGTGGCTATCACATGCCGCCGGTCATGTTCACCGAGGAGGAAGCCGCCGCGCTCTTCATGAGCGGCGAGGTAACCGAGCAGGTCGCGGATGATTCGCTCAAGCAATCGCTGCGTTCAGCACTTCTCAAGATCAAGTCGGTCCTCCCGCAGGAGAAGAAGGATTACCTCTCGCGCCTTCGGAACGCGATCGGCGTGTGGTTCCGCCGTGGGGGAAGCGAGGATCGCAAGCTATCCCTGATGCCGATCCAGGATGCCGTGGTGCGCCGCCGTTGTCTCGCCTTGCGTTACGATGCGGCGAGCAAGGGCAAAATTACCACGCGCATCGTGGAGCCCTTGGGTCTCGTCTTCTACTCGCGTCAATGGCACCTGATCGCATGGTGCCGGCTGAGGAAGGCCTTCCGGGACTTCCGCTTGGATCGCTTTGCGGGCTGGGAAGTGATGGCCGAGTGCTATCACGGGCATGCGGACTTCTCGGTAAAAGCTTTCCTGCAGGAGAAGATCGATGGCGATGAGCTGGCTCCCGCCACGATCCGGGTAAGCCGCGAAGTGCTCGATCGCTTCCGCTCGGAGATGCCTTGCACTTCCTTGGATGAGAAGATCCGGCCCGATGGGAGTGTCGAGGTGGAGATTCTGACTTGCTCCATGCCTTGGCTTACTTCGTGGCTGCTAGGCTACGGAACTCTCGTCGAGGTGATCGAGCCGCAGGAGCTTCGCGATTCCTTGCGAGATGCTGCCATGGCCGTGGCAGCACGCTACTCGGAGGATCTGGTGCCGATGTAG
- a CDS encoding VOC family protein, producing the protein MKDDALNWFEIFVSDLDKSKAFYEAILKSELVKTPPSEHGCEMAIFSFNQELGVGGCLSQAGESGKPGPGGTMIYLNVEGELDAVLARIPAAGGKVILERMSIPPHGFIGIFEDLDGNRVGLHSMS; encoded by the coding sequence ATGAAAGACGACGCATTGAACTGGTTCGAGATCTTCGTGAGCGACCTCGACAAGTCGAAGGCCTTCTACGAGGCGATCCTGAAGAGCGAACTGGTCAAGACACCCCCCTCGGAGCACGGCTGTGAGATGGCGATCTTCTCCTTCAATCAGGAGCTCGGAGTCGGCGGTTGCCTCTCGCAGGCAGGTGAGAGCGGCAAGCCCGGCCCCGGCGGCACCATGATCTACCTGAATGTGGAAGGGGAGCTCGATGCCGTTCTGGCTCGCATTCCCGCCGCTGGCGGCAAGGTGATCCTCGAGCGCATGTCCATTCCTCCGCACGGCTTCATCGGGATCTTCGAGGACCTCGATGGCAACCGCGTCGGCTTGCACAGCATGTCCTGA
- a CDS encoding MFS transporter, whose translation MQESIATDTQAVPARPATDTVFALIFAISTAHLLNDTIQALLPSIYPILKNSYQLSFTQLGMITFTFQLTASLLQPLVGLITDRKPMPYSLPIGMTFTLIGLIALAHSTSFATILMSAAMIGTGSAVFHPEASRIAFMAAGKRRGLAQSIFQVGGNAGSAIGPLLAALIVVPHGQRSLLVFSAVALAGVVILTMIGRWQARNFHRMKPKGTRSGTVTSFPKRTVVIALSVLVALTFSKYVYLASLTSYYTFYLIDRFHISVQSSQYYLFLLLAAVAVGTIVGGPVGDRIGRKRVIWASILGVAPFALLLPHVGLGMTAVLSVIIGLVLASAFSAILVYAQELLPGKVGMIAGLFFGLAFGIAGIGSAVLGNVADHHGINFVFRICAYLPLIGILTVFLPDVETDKD comes from the coding sequence ATGCAGGAAAGCATCGCCACGGACACCCAAGCCGTGCCGGCCCGCCCGGCCACGGATACCGTCTTCGCCCTGATCTTCGCGATCAGCACGGCGCACCTTCTCAATGACACGATCCAAGCGCTGCTACCCTCGATCTATCCGATCCTGAAGAACTCGTATCAGCTGAGCTTCACGCAGCTGGGGATGATCACCTTCACCTTCCAGCTCACGGCATCACTGTTGCAGCCCTTGGTGGGCCTGATCACGGATCGCAAGCCGATGCCATACTCGCTGCCGATCGGGATGACCTTCACGCTGATCGGCTTGATCGCGTTGGCGCACTCCACCAGTTTCGCGACGATTCTGATGTCCGCGGCGATGATCGGCACGGGCTCGGCGGTGTTCCACCCGGAGGCCTCGCGGATCGCCTTCATGGCGGCGGGCAAGCGTCGCGGATTGGCACAGTCGATCTTTCAGGTGGGAGGCAATGCAGGCAGCGCGATCGGGCCCTTGCTGGCGGCGCTGATCGTGGTGCCGCACGGGCAGCGCTCGCTGCTGGTCTTCTCTGCCGTGGCGCTGGCCGGGGTGGTGATCCTGACGATGATCGGACGCTGGCAGGCACGGAACTTCCACCGCATGAAGCCGAAGGGGACCCGAAGCGGAACGGTGACGAGTTTCCCGAAGCGCACGGTGGTGATCGCCCTGTCGGTATTGGTCGCACTGACCTTCTCGAAGTATGTCTACCTGGCCTCGCTCACCAGCTACTACACCTTCTACCTGATCGACCGCTTCCACATCTCGGTGCAGAGCTCCCAGTATTACCTCTTCCTGCTGCTGGCAGCAGTGGCAGTGGGCACGATCGTGGGCGGACCGGTGGGTGACCGCATCGGACGGAAGCGGGTGATCTGGGCCTCGATCCTGGGCGTGGCACCCTTTGCCTTGCTGCTGCCGCATGTCGGTCTGGGCATGACGGCGGTGCTGAGCGTCATCATCGGCCTGGTGCTGGCATCGGCCTTCTCGGCGATCCTTGTCTATGCGCAGGAACTGCTGCCGGGGAAGGTCGGCATGATCGCGGGCCTCTTCTTCGGGCTGGCTTTCGGGATCGCGGGAATCGGCTCGGCGGTGCTCGGCAATGTGGCCGACCACCACGGGATCAACTTCGTCTTCCGGATCTGTGCCTACCTGCCGCTGATCGGGATCCTGACTGTCTTCTTGCCGGATGTGGAGACGGATAAAGACTAG
- a CDS encoding CAP domain-containing protein: MKTRVRTLGTGILTALFAFIGPACLGQSFTPNAKEAEFYRLIRDDAQQRRVQVVLDARLCWAARKHAQDTQTRKFFAHRNPSGVWSNQRVLNEAYPLPSNYEGNNNYVESMAGSTNDTAAQALTLLKSDTAHFNHLMGATDFYRGQVVFGVGQAPRSGLGYATYIFLSAPLPADGTGALTAVQAAQTMVKVDGAGALLITNPRPKAILEVYRSAALSQWTLDRVVILDASGQAVLGPKGLAKEFFRFGYFRP, translated from the coding sequence ATGAAAACACGAGTTAGGACGCTTGGAACAGGGATACTTACAGCCCTCTTCGCCTTTATCGGTCCAGCCTGCTTGGGCCAGAGCTTCACACCCAACGCCAAGGAAGCGGAGTTCTACCGCCTCATTAGGGACGATGCCCAACAGCGGCGCGTCCAAGTCGTTCTGGACGCCCGCCTGTGCTGGGCCGCTAGGAAACACGCACAAGACACCCAGACCCGGAAGTTCTTCGCGCACCGGAATCCAAGCGGTGTTTGGTCGAATCAACGCGTATTGAATGAGGCCTATCCTCTCCCCTCTAACTACGAGGGTAACAACAATTATGTGGAAAGCATGGCGGGATCCACTAATGACACCGCAGCCCAAGCCCTCACCCTCCTGAAGAGCGATACTGCCCACTTCAACCACTTGATGGGAGCAACGGATTTCTACCGTGGCCAGGTGGTATTCGGCGTCGGACAGGCTCCGCGATCCGGATTGGGATACGCCACCTATATTTTCCTTTCGGCACCACTTCCTGCCGACGGCACCGGCGCGCTCACGGCGGTGCAGGCGGCTCAGACGATGGTAAAAGTGGACGGTGCCGGAGCGCTACTGATCACCAATCCCCGTCCCAAGGCGATTCTAGAGGTCTATCGCTCCGCGGCCCTGTCTCAGTGGACGCTGGATCGGGTCGTCATTCTCGATGCCTCTGGCCAAGCCGTCCTCGGTCCGAAAGGCTTGGCCAAGGAGTTCTTCCGCTTCGGCTATTTCCGGCCCTAG
- a CDS encoding ABC transporter ATP-binding protein: MSRIIADKVCKQYRPTGRFSRKSSAPWALREVSFSVGPGEMFGVVGANGAGKSTLLRLLGGVGKPTTGSIEVSGRIGALLDLGGGFLGDLTGRENAVLAGVVAGLLKQEIEERLAAIAAFAELEDFIDQPVRTYSTGMIMRLAFAVAVHTDPEVLLVDEFLSVGDLAFQAKCNARIKLLRDGGCAIVMVSHGMDSVRQLCDRVLWLKSGEVAALGSAEVVAGLYETEMREETLRRTPDGPARSSGGLELVPRENRFGTFEIEIDSVNFSPGTLLRSGEPLAVTLAYHSKGTVPAPVFVVSITREDGAVCLDTSTHLAKVDIPDVQGAGQIVFSIDRLDLAAGSYFLDVGIFESEWKHAYDYHWHVYPFSVEGAPAHKGILAPPCHWRLGGHTD; this comes from the coding sequence GTGTCCAGAATCATCGCCGACAAGGTCTGCAAGCAGTACCGCCCTACCGGGAGGTTCTCACGCAAGAGTTCCGCCCCCTGGGCTCTCCGCGAGGTGAGCTTCAGCGTGGGGCCGGGCGAGATGTTCGGCGTGGTCGGCGCGAACGGCGCGGGCAAATCCACGCTTCTGCGTCTGCTGGGCGGTGTAGGGAAACCGACCACGGGATCCATCGAGGTTTCCGGCAGGATCGGTGCCCTGCTCGACCTCGGCGGCGGGTTCCTGGGTGATCTAACAGGCCGTGAGAACGCGGTGCTGGCCGGTGTCGTGGCCGGACTGTTGAAGCAGGAGATTGAAGAGCGTCTCGCTGCGATCGCCGCCTTCGCGGAGTTGGAGGACTTCATCGATCAACCGGTCCGCACTTACAGCACCGGCATGATCATGCGCCTGGCATTCGCCGTGGCGGTGCACACCGACCCGGAGGTGCTGCTCGTGGATGAGTTCCTCTCCGTCGGGGATCTGGCTTTCCAAGCGAAGTGCAATGCACGCATCAAGCTGCTCCGGGATGGCGGCTGCGCCATCGTCATGGTGTCGCACGGCATGGACTCGGTCCGGCAGCTCTGCGACCGCGTGCTGTGGTTGAAGTCCGGCGAGGTCGCAGCCCTGGGTAGCGCCGAGGTCGTTGCCGGCCTCTACGAAACCGAGATGCGGGAAGAAACCCTGCGCCGCACTCCGGATGGGCCTGCTCGCTCAAGCGGCGGCTTGGAACTCGTGCCACGGGAGAATCGCTTCGGCACCTTCGAGATCGAGATTGACTCCGTGAACTTCTCTCCCGGCACTCTTCTGAGAAGCGGGGAACCTCTGGCAGTGACACTTGCCTATCACTCGAAGGGCACGGTTCCTGCACCGGTCTTCGTCGTCTCGATCACGAGGGAGGATGGAGCCGTCTGCCTCGATACCAGCACCCATCTGGCCAAGGTGGATATCCCCGATGTCCAAGGAGCCGGACAGATCGTCTTCTCCATTGATCGATTGGACCTCGCCGCAGGCAGCTACTTCCTCGACGTGGGAATCTTCGAGTCGGAGTGGAAACACGCCTACGACTACCACTGGCATGTCTACCCCTTCAGCGTGGAAGGTGCACCCGCCCACAAAGGGATCCTCGCGCCGCCTTGCCACTGGAGATTGGGCGGCCACACGGACTGA
- a CDS encoding dimethylsulfonioproprionate lyase family protein has translation MSALTAPSIVMPGAAKTHVAFGDQATFLLTGEQTGGRYTMFRYVVSPGGGPPLHRHDDEDEWFLVLEGSGEFYGDGKWTMVPEGGSVFMPRGSVHSFRNPGHSPLVLLIHTSPSGFETFFARCGEEFAKESGPDMDAILAIAAEHGIAFEGP, from the coding sequence ATGAGTGCCCTGACTGCTCCCTCCATTGTCATGCCCGGCGCCGCGAAGACCCATGTGGCCTTCGGCGATCAAGCCACCTTCCTTCTAACGGGTGAGCAAACCGGCGGCAGGTATACCATGTTCCGCTATGTCGTGTCGCCCGGTGGAGGGCCGCCTCTCCATCGCCACGATGACGAGGATGAATGGTTCCTCGTCTTGGAAGGCAGCGGCGAGTTCTACGGGGATGGCAAATGGACGATGGTCCCTGAAGGCGGATCGGTTTTCATGCCACGCGGATCGGTGCACTCCTTTCGCAATCCCGGGCATAGCCCTCTCGTGCTGCTGATCCACACCTCGCCGTCCGGCTTCGAGACCTTCTTCGCACGCTGTGGTGAGGAGTTCGCGAAGGAGAGCGGACCCGATATGGACGCCATCCTCGCGATCGCCGCCGAGCATGGCATTGCCTTCGAGGGCCCTTGA
- a CDS encoding ABC transporter permease produces the protein MSLQPISPGLPQTSSARKWRHGWDVLTVLTHRDIKAQYKRSFLGFGWALGGPLLQMLVFSTIFQGALGSQIPAYACFVFIGVLVWGWFQSSLGSSVGLITGNAALARQPGFPLTMLPFVTVSVRFLHLAIALPLMFILLWCNGIRPSLPWLALPAIVAIQYLLCVGLAYPLASLNVLYRDTQHIVSVLLQLMMFVTPIFYSITVVPEPLRDWFYLNPMVSLVGAWRAVLLEGRWPEAGPLWILSAVALVFLLAGRKMFIAQSHRFVEEM, from the coding sequence ATGAGCTTGCAGCCGATCTCCCCCGGCCTCCCCCAGACATCCTCCGCCCGGAAGTGGCGGCATGGCTGGGACGTGCTGACCGTGCTCACCCACCGGGATATCAAGGCGCAGTACAAGCGCTCCTTCCTCGGCTTCGGTTGGGCACTCGGCGGCCCGCTGCTGCAGATGCTGGTATTCTCGACGATCTTCCAAGGCGCCTTGGGCTCGCAGATTCCGGCCTATGCCTGCTTCGTCTTCATCGGCGTGCTGGTATGGGGCTGGTTCCAAAGTTCGCTCGGAAGCAGCGTGGGATTGATCACGGGAAATGCGGCCCTTGCGCGCCAGCCGGGCTTTCCCTTGACCATGCTGCCCTTCGTCACGGTAAGCGTGCGCTTCCTGCATCTGGCGATCGCCTTGCCCCTGATGTTCATCCTGCTCTGGTGCAACGGCATTCGCCCGTCCCTGCCATGGCTGGCGCTGCCGGCCATCGTGGCGATCCAGTATCTCTTGTGCGTGGGGCTCGCCTATCCGCTGGCATCCCTGAACGTATTGTACCGGGATACCCAGCACATCGTCTCGGTGCTGCTGCAGTTGATGATGTTCGTCACGCCCATCTTCTACAGCATCACGGTGGTGCCGGAGCCGCTGCGTGACTGGTTTTATCTGAATCCCATGGTGAGCCTGGTCGGTGCGTGGCGGGCTGTCCTGTTAGAAGGCCGCTGGCCGGAAGCGGGGCCGCTGTGGATCCTGAGCGCGGTGGCCCTCGTCTTCCTGCTTGCCGGTCGCAAGATGTTCATCGCCCAAAGCCATCGTTTCGTGGAGGAGATGTGA